A region from the Papaver somniferum cultivar HN1 unplaced genomic scaffold, ASM357369v1 unplaced-scaffold_125, whole genome shotgun sequence genome encodes:
- the LOC113331130 gene encoding probable WRKY transcription factor 72, whose protein sequence is MGDTVMELRSSATNVVNEDHQGNKQQMGATDESPSCTVEIDQKEEDHNIEIKDRQELESTKVEMSEVRKENERLKLVLARILEDYQSLQKHLVEVVQRGEQTQTNTGATLQTFPFRQTLPIIQAQEESELVSLSLGRTTSSSSDKFSNYLSKFHKEETDEDKLSKEGNLSLGLDCKYEVISKPDSSNSTSVDPVMIYPSPENSFDNDDPKEDAGEKWQTTNNATSNGKAVIRSRDDEVSQQQQNPVKKPRVSVRTRCETPTMNDGCQWRKYGQKISKGNPCPREYYRCTVAAGCPVRKQVQRCAEDKSIPITTYEGNHSHPLSVSASAMASTTSVAASMLMSGSSNSRLALASGSSGYTTTSANLHGLNFSNLSSSSATGSKQIFYIPNSSVSSASSSNPTITLDLTTPSSSSLSSLSHLNRPSPNNNYPPSTHKYSSTSFNFSSPSFDQSKSFTTLPTSWSNGYLRYGSNHQPYKLQNQTGSLNFSSSRHTQDHQIYQQYPSLNKNSISTNPSIAQQSLTEDTIAAAAKALTSDPVFQSALASAVTSIVGAGGSGKWPCTDHQFPIISTRPTMLNGNGCGSSYMNVSSMSALASTSSSSNQQGMSMFLQSSAALPFSSGTKSTTSGSPSMDDSIRDHS, encoded by the exons ATGGGAGATACTGTTATGGAGCTAAGAAGCAGTGCCACTAATGTAGTAAACGAAGATCATCAAGGGAATAAACAACAGATGGGTGCTACGGATGAATCACCTAGTTGTACTGTAGAAATTGATCAAAAAGAGGAAGATCATAATATTGAAATCAAG GACCGCCAAGAGCTTGAGTCCACCAAAGTTGAAATGAGTGAGGTGAGAAAAGAAAACGAAAGATTAAAGTTGGTTCTAGCTCGAATTCTAGAGGATTATCAATCTCTGCAAAAGCATTTGGTTGAAGTTGTTCAGCGCGGTGAACAAACTCAAACAAATACTGGTGCTACTCTACAAACATTTCCTTTCCGCCAAACATTGCCGATAATACAAGCACAAGAAGAATCTGAACTTGTTTCTCTTAGTCTAGGAAGAACTACTTCATCATCAAGTGACAAATTTAGCAACTACTTGAGCAAGTTTCATAAAGAAGAGACCGACGAAGACAAACTTAGTAAAGAAGGCAATTTATCTCTTGGTTTAGACTGCAAATACGAAGTAATCTCTAAGCCCGATAGTAGTAACAGTACATCTGTAGATCCAGTAATGATATACCCGAGCCCCGAGAATAGCTTCGACAATGATGATCCAAAGGAAGATGCGGGAGAAAAATGGCAAACGACTAATAATGCAACTAGTAATGGAAAGGCGGTTATTAGAAGCCGTGATGACGAAgtttcacaacaacaacaaaaccctGTAAAGAAACCAAGAGTTTCTGTTAGAACAAGATGCGAAACCCCGACG ATGAATGATGGATGCCAATGGAGGAAATACGGTCAGAAAATCTCTAAGGGAAATCCATGTCCACGGGAATATTATCGTTGCACCGTTGCTGCTGGATGCCCGGTACGAAAACAG GTGCAAAGATGTGCTGAAGATAAGTCAATACCAATCACAACTTACGAAGGAAACCATAGCCACCCCCTTTCGGTTTCAGCTTCAGCCATGGCTTCCACCACTTCTGTTGCAGCTTCCATGCTTATGTCAGGTTCTTCGAACTCTAGACTAGCCTTAGCAAGTGGCAGTAGTGGATATACTACAACTTCAGCCAATCTCCATGGATTGAACTTTAGTaatctatcctcatcatcagcaaCAGGATCTAAACAAATATTTTATATACCAAATTCATCAgtttcttcagcttcatcatcaaaCCCTACAATCACTCTTGATCTTACAACaccctcatcttcttctttatcatctctTTCTCATCTAAACAGACCATCTCCCAACAACAACTATCCTCCATCAACACATAAATATTCTTCAACAAGTTTCAATTTTTCATCACCATCGTTCGATCAATCAAAAAGTTTTACCACTTTACCAACAAGCTGGAGTAACGGGTATTTAAGATATGGATCAAATCATCAACCCTACAAATTACAAAACCAAACTGGATCCTTAAACTTCTCATCATCAAGACACACCCAAGATCATCAAATTTATCAACAATATCCATCACTGAATAAGAACAGTATTAGTACCAACCCTTCTATTGCTCAACAGTCTTTAACAGAGGATACTATTGCAGCTGCTGCGAAAGCATTAACCTCAGATCCGGTTTTCCAGTCTGCATTAGCATCTGCTGTTACATCTATTGTTGGAGCTGGTGGTAGTGGTAAATGGCCATGCACGGATCATCAATTTCCTATCATTTCTACTCGTCCGACAATGTTGAACGGAAATGGATGCGGATCAAGTTACATGAATGTATCGTCTATGTCAGCTTTGGCATCAACATCTTCTTCAAGTAATCAACAAGGCATGTCAATGTTTCTGCAATCCTCAGCTGCATTACCATTTTCTTCTGGCACTAAGAGTACAACATCTGGTTCTCCTAGTATGGATGATAGTATTAGAGATCATAGTTAG